In Parasteatoda tepidariorum isolate YZ-2023 chromosome 2, CAS_Ptep_4.0, whole genome shotgun sequence, one DNA window encodes the following:
- the LOC107453576 gene encoding zinc finger protein 830: MSAKKLSQEDLRKLMKEKRENLKSQKVDSPFAKYNSSGQLSCTICNIVIKSNNLWVAHIGGKTHKENLHKAKKGSADNPPSNDIAVGIKRSIEQPNVLKKAKTDEFKVPQVPQATKPTAAANLLASYSSESSSDDSEDEDKTATATTFSALPTDFFDNSTPNGVLPESAKVPDDQNKTKDASKKAETLPEGFFDDPILDAKARKVEYVDPQEEEWERFKKSIAEETNVSKSIIEEDLQESTTEREIFLLDEEIHNWQRKNNLEVLAESVKTKAAIKEEPKNESDSTDEDLDEDELLDWRIKSIKKK, translated from the exons atgtcTGCAAAAAAACTGTCTCAAGAAGATTTGAGGAaacttatgaaagaaaaaagagaaaatttaaaatcacaaaaagttGACTCACCGTTTGCAAA ATATAACAGCTCAGGTCAGCTTAGTTGCACTATAtgtaatatagtaataaaaagtaataatttgtgGGTGGCTCATATTGGAGGAAAAACTCATAAAgaa aatttaCACAAAGCGAAAAAGGGCAGTGCTGACAACCCTCCAAGCAATGATATTGCAGTTGGAATTAAAAGATCTATTGAACAGCCAAATGTTCTGAAAAAAGctaaaa CAGATGAGTTCAAAGTGCCTCAAGTTCCAca agctACAAAGCCAACTGCTGCAGCTAATCTCTTAGCTAGTTACTCATCAGAATCGTCATCTGATGATTCTGAAGATGAAGACAAAACCGCAACTGCGACTACATTTTCTGCTTTACCCAcag atttttttgataattctacACCAAATGGAGTTCTTCCTGAATCTGCAAAAGTTCCAGATGACCAAAATAAAACCAAAGATGCTTCTAAAAAAGCTGAAACTTTACCTGAAGGCTTCTTTGATGATCCTATACTAGATGccaag gcTAGAAAAGTTGAATATGTAGATCCTCAAGAAGAAGAATGGGAAAGATTTAAGAAAAGTATAGCTGAAGAAACAAAT GTATCAAAATCCATTATAGAAGAAGATTTGCAAGAAAGTACTACGGAGcgtgaaatatttctattagaTGAAGAAAT ACACAACTGGCAAcgaaaaaataatcttgaagTACTAGCTGAATCTGTAAAAACAAAAGCTGCTATTAAAGAAGAACCTAAAAATGAATCAGATAGTACTGATGAAGATTTAGATGAAGATGAATTACTAGACTGgagaataaaatcaattaagaaaaaatga